One genomic window of Bradyrhizobium sp. CCGE-LA001 includes the following:
- a CDS encoding DUF58 domain-containing protein has product MAAENGHTAKEIIAIRRADGESRTLAASLPRLVLEARRIAANVIHGLHGRRRAGSGENFWQYRRFISGEPAQNVDWRRSARDDHLYVRELEWEASHTVWIWPDRSPSMAFASKTARESKLERTLIVAFALAELLVSGGERVGIPGLMAPTASRSVIDKMAQAMLHDDADRLSLPPSFVPSALAETIVLSDFWSPIAEIKTTLAGLSGSGAHGTLVQIVDPAEETFPYSGRVEFVEPEGFGVITAGRAESWAQDYTERLTLHRDQIRAETSKLDWLFTTHTTDRSAAELLLFLHAGMQVSKSGARTTTIKAGPAA; this is encoded by the coding sequence ATGGCGGCAGAGAACGGGCACACAGCGAAGGAGATCATCGCGATCCGACGTGCCGATGGCGAAAGCCGCACGCTCGCCGCTTCACTGCCGCGCCTGGTGCTCGAGGCCCGCCGTATCGCCGCCAACGTCATCCACGGTTTGCATGGCCGCCGCCGCGCCGGCTCCGGCGAAAACTTCTGGCAGTACCGCCGCTTCATCTCGGGCGAGCCGGCGCAGAACGTCGACTGGCGCCGCTCGGCGCGTGACGACCATCTTTACGTCCGCGAGCTCGAATGGGAGGCCTCGCACACGGTCTGGATCTGGCCCGACCGCTCGCCCTCGATGGCATTCGCCTCGAAGACCGCGCGCGAATCCAAGCTTGAACGCACGCTGATCGTCGCTTTCGCGCTGGCCGAGCTGCTGGTCTCCGGCGGCGAGCGCGTCGGCATTCCCGGCCTGATGGCGCCAACCGCGAGCCGCAGCGTCATCGACAAGATGGCGCAGGCGATGCTGCATGACGATGCCGACCGCCTCAGCCTGCCGCCGTCCTTCGTGCCGTCGGCGCTGGCCGAGACCATCGTGCTGTCGGATTTCTGGTCGCCGATCGCGGAGATCAAGACGACGCTGGCAGGGCTCTCCGGCTCCGGCGCGCACGGCACGCTGGTGCAAATCGTCGATCCCGCCGAGGAGACGTTCCCCTATTCCGGCCGCGTCGAGTTCGTCGAGCCGGAAGGCTTTGGCGTGATCACCGCCGGCCGCGCCGAGAGCTGGGCGCAGGATTACACCGAACGGCTCACCCTGCACCGTGACCAGATCCGCGCCGAGACCAGCAAGCTCGACTGGCTGTTCACCACGCACACGACCGACCGCTCCGCCGCCGAGCTCTTGCTGTTCCTGCACGCCGGCATGCAGGTGAGCAAGTCCGGTGCCCGCACCACGACGATCAAGGCGGGGCCGGCCGCATGA
- a CDS encoding DUF4159 domain-containing protein, translating to MMGLPLAFTQPLLLIGLISLPVLWWLLRVTPPRPRRIEFPPTRLLFDIAPREETPSRTPWWLTALRLLAAALVIFAAAGPIWNPQTGAAGSKAPLMIMLDDGWSAASHWDVRIRAADELIANADNDRRAIALVQLSEPNRDITLMPAGAARVALRQLAPKPYSIDRVETLAAIDRFLKATGDCEIAWLSDGVDTGRGEEFVTGLGKTIGDRSLTIFDGGTSAPLALVAAENAAARMTVKVLRTDSGIAAGTVRALDQKASPIGEARYSFGPQDKETDASFDLPVELRNDITRLEISGERSAGAVQLLDKRWRRRAIGIVSGATSETAQPLLAPTFYLTRALAPFADVRLADKGSPQQGITQFLDQKLPMIILADVGTIAPELRERLNAWIDQGGVLVRFAGPRLAQAEDDLVPVKLRKGGRTLGGSLTWEKPQHLASFAADGPFAGVAVPKDVAVSRQVLAEPDAVLATKSWASLEDGTPLVTGEHRGKGLVSLFHVSADMRWSDLPMSGTFVEMLRRVVDMSGYTSKPGAGVASEATTETVAPLHILDGFGAFGPPPATAKPLPADYRDRATPDHPPGFYGPAEGPLAVNTLASADRIAALNTASLRARHATYTNAEPRDLRGWLLSTALSLFLIDAIIVALLGGGLAALLRRRAAPAMIVLGLALAGFAVLSPTPARADSASDEFAMKAVSQTRLAYVVTGNADVDSIVKAGMNGLTLFLAQRTALEAGDPVGVDPARDELAFFPLIYWPIVPGAPKPPQDAINKIDAYMKQGGTVLFDTRDAIEAPPGANGAAQTPAMRTLREILSSLDVPELEPVPREHVLTKTFYLLRDFPGRFVTGQTWVETLPRDEDEDSAQRPARGGDGVSPIIITSNDLAGAWAVRPDGQAMLPVTGGDSRQREFAYRAGANIVMYTLTGNYKADQVHAPALIERLGQ from the coding sequence ATGATGGGACTGCCGCTCGCCTTCACCCAACCGCTGCTTTTGATCGGCCTCATCAGCCTGCCGGTGCTGTGGTGGCTGCTGCGGGTGACGCCGCCGCGGCCGCGCCGCATCGAATTTCCGCCGACGCGGCTGCTGTTCGACATCGCGCCAAGGGAAGAGACGCCCTCGCGGACGCCGTGGTGGCTGACCGCATTGCGGCTCTTGGCTGCGGCTTTGGTCATTTTCGCCGCCGCCGGCCCGATCTGGAATCCGCAGACAGGCGCCGCTGGCAGCAAGGCGCCGCTGATGATCATGCTCGACGACGGCTGGAGCGCTGCCTCGCACTGGGATGTCAGGATCCGGGCCGCTGACGAGCTGATCGCCAACGCCGACAATGACCGCCGCGCCATCGCGCTGGTGCAGCTGTCGGAGCCGAACCGCGACATCACGCTGATGCCGGCAGGTGCCGCTCGCGTGGCGCTGCGCCAGCTCGCGCCAAAGCCCTATTCGATCGACCGCGTCGAGACGCTCGCCGCGATCGACCGTTTCCTGAAAGCCACCGGCGATTGCGAGATCGCCTGGCTCTCCGACGGCGTCGACACCGGGCGCGGCGAGGAATTCGTGACGGGCCTCGGCAAGACCATCGGTGATCGCAGCCTGACCATCTTCGACGGCGGCACCTCTGCGCCGCTGGCGCTGGTCGCGGCCGAGAACGCCGCCGCCAGGATGACGGTAAAGGTGCTGCGCACCGACAGCGGCATTGCCGCCGGCACCGTGCGCGCGCTGGACCAGAAGGCGTCCCCGATCGGCGAGGCCCGCTATTCGTTCGGCCCGCAGGACAAGGAGACCGACGCGTCGTTCGATCTTCCGGTCGAGCTGCGCAACGACATCACGCGGCTCGAGATCTCGGGCGAGCGCTCCGCCGGCGCGGTGCAGCTGCTCGACAAGCGCTGGCGCCGCCGCGCCATCGGCATCGTCTCGGGCGCGACCAGCGAGACCGCGCAGCCGCTGCTGGCGCCGACCTTTTATCTCACTCGCGCGCTGGCGCCGTTCGCCGACGTGCGGCTCGCAGACAAGGGCTCGCCGCAGCAGGGCATCACCCAGTTCCTCGATCAGAAGCTGCCGATGATCATCCTCGCCGATGTCGGCACGATCGCGCCTGAGCTGCGCGAGCGCCTCAATGCCTGGATCGACCAGGGCGGCGTACTGGTGCGGTTCGCAGGGCCCCGATTGGCGCAGGCCGAGGACGATCTCGTGCCGGTCAAGCTGCGCAAAGGCGGCCGCACGCTCGGCGGCAGCCTGACCTGGGAGAAGCCGCAGCATCTCGCCTCCTTCGCCGCCGACGGTCCGTTCGCCGGCGTCGCGGTGCCCAAGGACGTCGCCGTCAGCCGCCAGGTGCTGGCCGAGCCCGACGCGGTGCTCGCCACCAAGAGCTGGGCTTCGCTGGAGGACGGCACGCCGCTGGTGACGGGAGAGCATCGCGGCAAGGGCCTCGTCAGCCTGTTCCATGTCAGCGCCGACATGCGCTGGTCGGACCTGCCGATGTCGGGCACCTTCGTCGAAATGCTGCGGCGGGTGGTCGACATGTCCGGCTACACCTCCAAGCCCGGTGCCGGAGTCGCGAGCGAAGCGACCACTGAAACGGTGGCGCCGCTGCACATTCTCGACGGTTTCGGCGCCTTCGGACCGCCGCCGGCGACCGCAAAGCCGCTGCCGGCCGATTATCGCGACCGCGCCACACCCGATCATCCGCCGGGCTTCTATGGTCCAGCCGAAGGACCGCTCGCCGTGAACACGCTCGCCAGCGCCGACCGCATCGCAGCCCTGAATACCGCGAGCCTGCGGGCCCGGCACGCCACCTACACCAATGCCGAGCCGCGCGACTTGCGCGGCTGGCTGCTGTCGACGGCGCTGTCGCTGTTCCTGATCGACGCCATCATCGTCGCGCTGCTCGGCGGCGGTCTTGCTGCGCTGCTGCGCCGCCGCGCCGCGCCTGCGATGATCGTGCTCGGTCTCGCGCTTGCGGGCTTCGCGGTGCTTTCGCCCACGCCGGCGCGCGCCGATAGCGCGTCCGACGAGTTCGCGATGAAGGCAGTGTCTCAGACCCGCCTCGCTTATGTCGTAACAGGCAATGCCGACGTCGATTCCATCGTCAAGGCCGGCATGAACGGGCTGACGCTGTTCCTGGCGCAGCGCACGGCGCTGGAAGCCGGCGATCCGGTCGGCGTCGATCCCGCGCGCGACGAGCTCGCCTTCTTCCCGCTGATCTACTGGCCGATCGTGCCCGGTGCGCCGAAGCCACCGCAGGACGCCATCAACAAGATCGACGCCTATATGAAGCAGGGCGGCACGGTGCTGTTCGACACCCGCGATGCGATCGAGGCCCCGCCCGGCGCGAACGGCGCGGCGCAGACCCCCGCCATGCGGACGCTGCGTGAGATCCTGTCCTCGCTCGACGTGCCCGAGCTCGAACCGGTGCCGCGCGAGCACGTGCTGACCAAGACCTTCTATCTCTTGCGCGACTTCCCCGGGCGCTTCGTCACCGGCCAGACCTGGGTCGAGACACTGCCGCGCGACGAGGACGAGGACAGTGCGCAGCGGCCGGCGCGCGGCGGCGACGGCGTCTCGCCGATCATCATCACTTCGAACGACCTTGCCGGCGCCTGGGCGGTGCGGCCCGACGGGCAAGCCATGCTGCCGGTGACCGGCGGCGACAGCCGCCAGCGCGAATTCGCCTACCGCGCCGGCGCCAACATCGTGATGTACACGCTGACCGGCAACTACAAGGCCGATCAGGTGCACGCACCGGCGCTGATCGAACGGCTGGGGCAATGA
- a CDS encoding DUF2946 domain-containing protein has protein sequence MKWFRSNIRHGARLALLALLVQFALTFGHSHWFAQAALAQSSAQQTDSGAQDSGKGVAAIDRAAVQKQSPAGPDRDHQGEDNCAICAIIAMAGTVMSATPPVLLLPQAIELLHRTTDAEFIHLKSAGTAFQPRAPPAS, from the coding sequence ATGAAGTGGTTCCGGTCGAATATCAGGCACGGTGCCCGGCTCGCGTTGCTCGCGCTGCTGGTGCAGTTCGCGCTGACCTTCGGCCACAGCCATTGGTTCGCGCAGGCCGCCCTCGCGCAATCCTCGGCCCAGCAGACCGATAGTGGCGCCCAGGACAGCGGCAAGGGCGTGGCTGCGATCGACCGCGCCGCGGTCCAGAAGCAATCGCCGGCAGGCCCTGATCGCGATCATCAGGGCGAGGACAATTGCGCCATCTGCGCCATCATTGCGATGGCGGGCACCGTCATGTCGGCAACGCCGCCCGTGCTGCTGCTGCCGCAGGCGATCGAGCTGCTCCATCGCACCACCGATGCCGAATTCATCCATCTGAAATCGGCCGGCACGGCATTCCAGCCCCGCGCCCCTCCCGCGTCTTGA
- a CDS encoding TonB-dependent receptor, whose product MSFQLRRAQRLGGASLLLLGAAATPAFAQSASSTELPAVTVTAPSPIVRRAVVPTRSPVRPTRTARVRSQQPPAEATPAAAAPAAAPQQGVLPVVTDQFATVTVVPNEEIRRQGGGTLGDLLFSKPGITGSEYAPGASSRPIIRGLDTNRVGIVENGTGSNGASDLGEDHFVPIDPLATDQVEVIRGPATLRYGSTAIGGVVSATNNRIPDALPSCTAPFPTYGLPTKAPLANVGSPGCVTAETRTAVTSVDRGVEGAVLLDAGGGNFAVHADAFGRKAGDYNIPSYPFLTDPTLPFNGRQPNSPSQTYGGSVGGSYIFDGGYVGAAITQHNALYHIPGIEGSEFLTRIDGRQTKFTTKGEYRPDAAAIDAIRFWAGATDYKHDEVGLADSADLASLGVRQTFTNKEQEGRVEVQLAPFDVRFAALTTAVGVQASHQKLTAPSPDDPGSPLNGLFDPNKNTKVAGYIFNEFKFSEATKAQIAGRVESARLSGTAPSFVPDVFDLTVDPAAIGPATAFNRNFTPVSGSIGLIQNLPWDLVASITGQYVERAPKPAELFSRGGHDATTTFDIGNPNLGIETAKSVEAALRRAIGPLRFELTGYYTKFNGFIYRRLTGNTCEDGVCQIGPGLELNQAVYSQRDATFRGGEFQFQYDVMPVWNGIWGIEGQYDIVRATFDDGTNVPRIPPQRLGGGVYYRDANWFARINLLHAFAQNDIAPIAETPTPGYNLLRAEVSYKTKLDQSWFGAREMHVGFVGNNLLNENIRNAVSFNKDQVLLPGIGVRAFANFKF is encoded by the coding sequence ATGTCATTTCAATTGCGACGCGCGCAGCGTCTTGGCGGAGCAAGCCTGCTCCTGCTGGGTGCCGCCGCCACGCCCGCCTTCGCTCAAAGCGCCTCGTCGACCGAACTTCCGGCCGTCACGGTAACGGCGCCGAGTCCCATCGTGCGCAGAGCGGTGGTGCCGACGCGCAGCCCGGTCCGCCCCACGCGAACCGCACGCGTTCGCAGCCAGCAGCCCCCCGCGGAAGCAACGCCGGCAGCAGCAGCCCCCGCCGCCGCGCCCCAGCAGGGCGTGCTGCCTGTTGTCACCGACCAGTTCGCGACGGTCACGGTGGTGCCGAACGAGGAGATCCGCCGCCAGGGTGGCGGCACGCTCGGCGATCTCCTGTTCTCGAAGCCCGGCATCACCGGCTCTGAATACGCGCCCGGCGCATCCAGCCGGCCGATCATTCGCGGCCTGGACACCAACCGTGTCGGCATTGTCGAGAACGGAACAGGCAGCAATGGCGCGTCCGATCTGGGCGAGGATCACTTCGTGCCGATCGATCCGCTGGCAACCGACCAGGTCGAGGTCATCCGCGGACCGGCGACGCTGCGCTACGGCTCCACCGCGATCGGCGGCGTGGTGAGCGCAACCAACAATCGAATTCCCGATGCCTTGCCGTCCTGCACGGCGCCCTTTCCGACTTACGGACTCCCGACCAAGGCGCCCCTGGCAAACGTCGGATCGCCGGGCTGCGTCACCGCGGAAACACGGACGGCAGTGACTTCGGTCGATCGCGGGGTCGAAGGTGCAGTATTGCTCGACGCCGGTGGCGGTAACTTTGCCGTCCACGCCGATGCCTTTGGCCGCAAGGCCGGCGACTACAACATCCCGAGCTACCCGTTTTTGACCGACCCGACGCTGCCGTTCAACGGTCGCCAGCCGAATTCGCCATCGCAGACCTACGGCGGATCCGTCGGTGGCTCCTACATCTTCGATGGCGGCTACGTTGGCGCGGCGATCACGCAGCACAACGCGCTCTACCACATTCCCGGTATCGAGGGCAGCGAGTTCCTGACGCGGATCGATGGACGACAAACAAAATTCACGACAAAAGGCGAATATCGGCCGGACGCTGCGGCGATCGATGCAATCCGATTCTGGGCTGGGGCCACCGACTATAAACACGATGAGGTCGGGCTCGCCGACTCTGCCGACCTTGCCTCGCTCGGCGTGAGACAGACCTTCACCAACAAGGAACAGGAAGGCCGCGTCGAGGTGCAGCTTGCGCCGTTCGACGTCCGCTTTGCTGCGCTGACCACCGCTGTGGGCGTTCAGGCGTCGCACCAGAAGCTAACCGCGCCGAGCCCGGACGATCCAGGCAGCCCGCTCAACGGACTATTCGATCCGAACAAGAACACAAAGGTCGCCGGGTACATCTTCAACGAGTTCAAGTTCAGCGAAGCTACCAAGGCTCAGATCGCCGGGCGCGTGGAGAGCGCAAGGTTGAGCGGCACGGCGCCAAGCTTCGTCCCCGATGTGTTCGACCTCACCGTCGATCCGGCCGCGATCGGCCCCGCAACGGCGTTCAACCGCAACTTCACGCCAGTGAGCGGGAGCATCGGCCTGATCCAAAACCTTCCTTGGGATCTAGTCGCCAGCATCACCGGCCAATATGTCGAACGTGCGCCGAAACCCGCGGAATTGTTTTCGCGCGGCGGCCACGACGCCACCACTACTTTCGACATAGGCAATCCCAATCTTGGCATCGAGACCGCCAAGTCGGTCGAGGCGGCTCTGCGACGGGCGATAGGGCCGCTTCGCTTCGAACTCACCGGCTATTACACCAAGTTCAACGGCTTCATCTACCGGCGCTTGACCGGCAACACGTGTGAGGACGGTGTTTGCCAGATTGGCCCGGGCCTCGAGCTGAATCAGGCGGTCTATTCGCAGCGCGACGCGACATTTCGTGGCGGGGAATTCCAGTTCCAGTACGACGTGATGCCGGTCTGGAACGGGATCTGGGGCATCGAGGGTCAATACGACATCGTGCGCGCGACCTTCGACGACGGCACCAACGTGCCACGCATTCCGCCCCAGCGGCTGGGCGGTGGTGTGTACTATCGCGACGCCAACTGGTTTGCGCGGATCAACCTGCTGCACGCGTTCGCGCAAAATGACATCGCACCGATCGCGGAGACACCTACGCCTGGCTACAACCTATTGAGGGCCGAGGTCAGCTACAAGACTAAGCTCGATCAAAGCTGGTTCGGCGCGCGCGAGATGCACGTTGGGTTCGTCGGCAACAACCTGCTGAACGAGAACATCCGCAATGCCGTCTCCTTCAACAAGGACCAGGTCCTGTTGCCGGGTATCGGCGTGCGGGCGTTCGCGAACTTCAAGTTCTAG
- a CDS encoding GNAT family N-acetyltransferase — MEVRHADIPEIDHLARLWHDVWHESHAALAPPELVRFRTLSSFRERLAVMLPDVCVVGPAGAPLGFCAIRGDELYQLFVSSEAYGLGVAAALIADAEAWLAARGVELAWLACAVDNHRAARFYEKSGWRMAGTFVMLSETSNGPFPVDQWRFEKRLARS, encoded by the coding sequence ATGGAGGTGCGGCACGCTGATATCCCTGAGATCGATCATCTCGCACGGCTGTGGCATGATGTCTGGCATGAATCGCATGCGGCGCTTGCGCCGCCTGAGCTGGTCCGCTTCCGCACGCTCTCGAGCTTTCGCGAGCGCCTCGCGGTCATGCTTCCCGATGTCTGCGTCGTTGGCCCGGCCGGCGCGCCGCTCGGTTTCTGCGCCATCAGAGGTGACGAATTGTACCAGCTCTTCGTGTCGTCTGAAGCGTACGGGCTCGGTGTGGCCGCGGCGCTGATCGCCGATGCGGAGGCATGGCTTGCCGCGCGCGGAGTGGAGCTGGCCTGGCTGGCATGTGCCGTCGACAATCATCGCGCCGCGCGGTTCTACGAGAAAAGCGGCTGGCGCATGGCCGGCACGTTCGTGATGTTGTCGGAGACGTCGAACGGACCGTTCCCGGTCGACCAGTGGCGCTTCGAGAAGCGGCTCGCGCGTTCGTAG
- a CDS encoding GNAT family N-acetyltransferase yields MTDLSVTILPEAAGDAQAIERLHERTFGPGRFVLSAYRIREHVDHLLELSFTARIGTLLVGSVRQLPILVGETPALLLGPLTVEPPFRDRGIGRLLMERALKGAKENGHAIVLLVGDEPYYSRVGFKPVPKGRVTMPGPVDAARILVFELVDGAFEGVSGQVGPDWSRARE; encoded by the coding sequence ATGACCGACCTCTCAGTGACCATCCTTCCCGAGGCCGCCGGCGATGCTCAAGCGATCGAGCGGCTGCACGAACGTACCTTCGGCCCTGGCCGCTTCGTGCTCAGCGCCTACCGCATCCGCGAGCATGTCGACCATTTGCTCGAGTTGTCCTTCACGGCGCGCATCGGCACGCTGCTGGTCGGCTCGGTCAGGCAGTTGCCGATCCTGGTCGGCGAGACGCCCGCATTGCTGCTCGGGCCGCTCACGGTCGAGCCGCCATTCCGCGACCGCGGCATCGGCCGTCTGTTGATGGAGCGCGCGCTGAAGGGCGCGAAGGAGAACGGCCACGCCATCGTGCTCTTGGTGGGCGACGAGCCCTATTACAGCCGTGTCGGCTTCAAGCCGGTCCCTAAGGGCCGCGTTACCATGCCCGGTCCGGTCGATGCCGCCCGTATCCTCGTGTTCGAACTCGTCGACGGCGCTTTCGAGGGCGTATCGGGGCAGGTGGGTCCCGACTGGAGCAGGGCGCGGGAGTAG
- a CDS encoding glycosyltransferase family 2 protein, with translation MTTPELELTILMPCLNEAETLAVCIAKAQAFLRRAQITGEVLIADNGSTDSSRHIAEAGGARVIDVPMRGYGAALRAGIAAARGRYIVMGDADDSYDFARLDAFLECLRAGDDLVMGNRFRGGIESGAMPFLHRYLGNPILSWLGRLFFRTPLGDFHCGMRGFSRDPIAKLDLRTTGMEFASEMVVRATIVGLKISEVPTTLSKDGRSRPPHLRTWRDGWRHLKFLLLYSPRWLFFYPGALLVAAGTALSSILLFGQISIGGIGFDIRTMLVACTCLIVGIQGICFAAIARSFAKDMNLLPPSERYGRMLEACTLEFFVFGGGAIFVLGIAGLITAIIQWSETNFGPLDLSSLLRVVALSTTAITVGAQLVFTGFLAGLMSIKHS, from the coding sequence GTGACTACGCCTGAGCTCGAACTGACAATTTTGATGCCTTGCCTCAATGAGGCCGAAACGCTCGCAGTCTGTATTGCCAAGGCGCAGGCGTTTCTTCGTCGGGCTCAGATCACGGGCGAGGTTTTGATTGCGGATAATGGCAGCACGGATAGTTCGCGGCACATCGCTGAGGCCGGCGGCGCTCGTGTCATCGACGTTCCCATGCGCGGCTACGGCGCAGCCCTCCGCGCCGGTATCGCGGCAGCCCGCGGCCGCTACATCGTCATGGGAGACGCTGACGACAGTTATGATTTCGCTCGCCTCGATGCCTTCCTGGAATGCCTGCGGGCCGGTGATGATCTGGTGATGGGAAACAGGTTTCGTGGTGGCATAGAATCGGGCGCTATGCCCTTCCTTCATCGCTATCTCGGAAACCCCATCCTGAGCTGGTTGGGCCGTCTGTTCTTCCGCACACCTCTCGGTGATTTTCATTGTGGCATGCGGGGCTTTTCCAGAGATCCAATCGCGAAACTAGACCTGCGCACCACCGGAATGGAGTTTGCGAGCGAGATGGTTGTTCGTGCGACCATCGTTGGGCTCAAAATTTCTGAAGTGCCGACCACGCTGTCGAAAGACGGCAGATCCCGCCCGCCCCATCTCAGAACATGGCGCGACGGCTGGCGTCATCTGAAGTTCCTGCTGCTATATTCGCCGAGATGGCTGTTCTTCTATCCGGGCGCGCTTCTTGTTGCCGCGGGTACCGCTCTGAGCAGCATACTTCTGTTCGGGCAGATCAGCATCGGTGGAATCGGCTTCGATATCCGGACGATGCTCGTCGCATGTACCTGCCTCATCGTGGGCATCCAGGGCATTTGTTTTGCAGCCATCGCCCGCAGTTTCGCCAAGGATATGAACCTTCTTCCGCCTTCCGAGAGATACGGCCGCATGCTCGAAGCCTGCACGCTCGAGTTCTTCGTATTCGGCGGGGGCGCGATCTTCGTGCTCGGGATCGCTGGCCTGATTACAGCCATCATCCAATGGAGCGAAACCAATTTCGGGCCGCTCGACTTATCGAGCCTGCTCCGCGTCGTGGCGCTTTCCACGACTGCGATTACCGTGGGGGCCCAGTTGGTATTCACCGGCTTCCTCGCGGGTCTGATGTCCATCAAGCACTCCTAG
- a CDS encoding acyltransferase family protein, which yields MAQSNFIPRLESLRGVAAVLVAVYHCGVMYLQYPASGSSRLYFAFANGLGCVVVFFVISGFVLARSLDRDGSISFVSFARNRAFRLLPASIAVVGLLAFLHERFGFYVGFEASFAPLNVLLNMLLIKSDINGVMWSLTVEVAATPLIFMSVRAYRKHGRTPLLVLAAVLFGLSFVGQYRDLIGANLAPLYAFIAGILVHFEGPRIARSVSLRMSVWIPVLGIALFLAAGMLKQDAGFMILMDCIGGALLVLAISQWPHQSLMKPLDWPLMRFYGRISYSFYLLHMLTVAPMIALGAGWFENLNPWAIAISLSVLTILAAAVPALACYRLVEIPGINLGRRLAGLNGLRNRAIAQ from the coding sequence ATGGCTCAAAGCAACTTCATCCCGAGACTTGAATCGCTTCGCGGTGTGGCTGCCGTTCTGGTCGCTGTCTACCATTGCGGCGTCATGTACCTGCAATACCCGGCCTCGGGGTCTTCGCGACTCTATTTCGCCTTCGCCAACGGTCTTGGCTGCGTCGTCGTTTTCTTCGTCATCAGCGGATTTGTTCTCGCCCGAAGCCTGGACAGAGACGGTTCCATTTCCTTCGTCTCATTTGCCAGGAATAGAGCCTTTCGTCTTTTGCCGGCGTCCATAGCGGTCGTCGGCCTGCTCGCGTTCCTTCATGAACGTTTTGGATTTTATGTTGGCTTTGAGGCTTCGTTCGCGCCACTCAACGTCTTGCTCAACATGCTTCTCATCAAGAGTGACATCAATGGCGTGATGTGGTCATTGACGGTCGAGGTTGCCGCGACTCCACTGATCTTCATGTCTGTCCGAGCATACAGGAAACACGGCAGAACGCCTCTCCTCGTACTTGCCGCCGTTCTGTTTGGCCTGTCGTTTGTTGGCCAATATCGCGATCTCATTGGCGCGAATTTAGCGCCGCTTTATGCCTTTATTGCAGGCATTCTCGTTCATTTCGAGGGGCCGAGGATCGCGCGCTCCGTTTCCCTGCGAATGTCGGTCTGGATTCCCGTCCTCGGCATAGCGCTGTTCCTTGCGGCGGGCATGCTCAAGCAAGACGCCGGCTTCATGATCTTGATGGATTGCATCGGCGGAGCTTTGCTCGTGTTGGCGATTTCGCAATGGCCGCACCAATCCCTGATGAAACCGCTCGATTGGCCTCTAATGCGCTTCTACGGTCGAATATCCTATAGCTTCTATTTGCTCCACATGCTCACGGTCGCGCCTATGATAGCTCTGGGCGCTGGATGGTTCGAGAACCTGAACCCCTGGGCAATTGCGATATCCTTATCCGTTCTGACTATCCTCGCAGCGGCCGTACCTGCGCTGGCCTGCTACAGGCTGGTCGAAATTCCGGGGATCAACCTCGGTCGACGGCTGGCCGGTCTGAATGGCTTGCGCAACCGCGCCATTGCGCAGTAA
- a CDS encoding NUDIX domain-containing protein, with protein sequence MGERLSNVRRKAEPLLRRLFHAYFLIVRGMTLGVRAVVLDAENRVFLVRHSYVSGWYLPGGGVDFGETMEQALRRELKEEGDIDLTGDAMLHGIYLNSHVSRRDHVAVYVVRQFSQVGLPAPNREIIECGFFTITALPDGTTPGTRLRIAEVVGGQPPIATWR encoded by the coding sequence ATGGGAGAACGTCTGAGCAATGTCCGACGGAAAGCCGAGCCGCTGCTGCGGCGGCTCTTCCACGCTTATTTCCTGATCGTCCGCGGCATGACGCTCGGCGTCCGCGCCGTGGTGCTGGATGCCGAGAACCGGGTGTTCCTGGTCAGGCACAGCTACGTCTCCGGCTGGTACCTGCCGGGCGGCGGGGTTGACTTCGGCGAGACCATGGAACAGGCGCTGCGGCGCGAACTGAAGGAGGAGGGCGACATCGATTTGACCGGAGACGCCATGCTGCACGGCATCTACCTCAACAGCCACGTCTCCCGCCGCGACCACGTTGCGGTCTACGTGGTCAGGCAGTTCAGCCAGGTCGGCCTGCCCGCGCCCAACCGCGAGATCATCGAATGCGGGTTCTTCACGATCACGGCGCTGCCGGACGGCACCACGCCCGGCACGCGGCTGCGGATCGCGGAAGTCGTGGGCGGCCAGCCCCCGATTGCGACGTGGCGCTGA